ATGATCCGTTTAATTTCATTACTTTTTATTATACCATTTAGACAGAGATATCAGAGAGATAAAAGGgagaatgagagagcgagagagcgagagagagagagatgattcgTTATTTTAAAAGCAGTGTTTGACAAACAAAAACCAAAAGCAACGTTGCACCCTAAGGAGAAAGTCAAACTAGAAAATAATTTTGCAATTACAGTTGAATTGACAAACTCAATCATTAGACCATGGTTTTCAACATGTTTACTGGTAAAAACTCTGTCACCTGTTTACCCATCATGCATGTTTTAATATTTCAAACCCATTTGATAATtgaacattttaattgaaaatctatcaaaaacaaatatataaatagtaCTTTTTTAAAGACAGCTACATGTAAAAGCAATACCATGAAATGGTTGATCAACTTCTCACTGGGTCAGTCAAGAGAGAAAATTAATATTGGCTAATAATGCAAACAGAGGCTACTTATGCCAGTGGAGGGTAAAATAAAAATGCAACTATCTTTGAGCAGTTAAAAGAATAGGCAGTGTGTAGGTTGGCTCCTTCCTGTGTAGTTATCAACAAAACCTGTGACCCTCTTGGATTGGCTCTATTCATTGCTGGAGTGTTCCCTTAATACAGCAAATAAATGAAGAATCAGGATATTTTTTAAATGCATAACAGCATCTGCTGTATTGTGACTATTTGGTTGATGTGTGGACATTAATTGGCATGATAAACATGTTTAAAAGCAAATATTTTAACAATCAAAATCCTCAAGTCAAAGACACaaaaatacatgaaaacattctCAGAAATagtacaccaccaccacctatgGCCTCAAGTGTCTGCAGAGAATTAATAAGATCACTGGAACCCTGTGCATTACTGAACTAGGGGCTCTGGTTAAAGCCATTAGGATAATGGAGAGCCACAGTTCtaacaaaaacaaatattttccttTTATGACTTATTCTGGGCCCTCACCTCACTGCCTTCAGACTCTACATACAGCATTGTTTTTCACTTAGAGCCACACCTGTAACTGGAGACCAactcataaataaataaataaggccAACAACATTCCTCCCTTCTTTTCATCAACAGCTCTACCTAcgttcccatttacaccagaacACCTGGTACATATTCCTATACTGTATGTACACTCAGATTCAGTTTGCTGAAAGATGCGCACACACCAACTCTTTCCACTCTGCTTGTGCAATCAGTTTACTGAAAACCCACTGCAACACAGTCCCTGTCATTCCACTTTAAAACCATTCATAGCAGTTTTAAAACCTCTAAAGCCTTTTTAAAGTGTCAACCCTACAGTTGTATCCCTGGCCTGCTCTGTTATTGATATTACCAATAAGGCAAGAGTCCATTACATTGGACAGACATATCTATTACACTATCAATTATTCATGTCCATTCTCCACATAAAAGCACTCAAGAAAAATCTACACATATTCTTAAGCCATTTCAATACACCACACAATACATCACGATGAACAATCATCTACTCCAAACCAATCCAGCAAAACACGCACATGATCAAAACTCAATCTGTGAAGGAATTTCATCCAAATATGAGACAATCTTTTTACAACCACTAGATGTCACTGAAGACCCTTTGATGAGAGAATGGTTTGTCTATGTATCTATCATACAAATAGATTATAATCCATCTCAAATAAGATGGTGCTTTTAATTTAGTGTCGTTGAACAATTCTACATTTTGAGAAACAAACTGATGGTGATGGCAATGACACTCGTGGTGGATGGGTGTTGTTGTTGGGCACTAACGTTCTCAAaccacactcaaacacacatttTAAGGCAAAGGGAATTGTCAAGGCATTTCCAACAGCAATATTGCATAGCTAAGGCAGCATATAACCCCATACAGCAAATATTTACACATTTCATAATTACGTCTTGTTATATACACTATAACCACATCTTTATGCAAGTATACATATACCTGTATAtacacatgtacatacagtatatatacacattcaTCCACTTTAACAGTCTTTTGTACACATATTTTAGTGTTGATTTTCATGTTGAGATAACTCTTGATCATTGGAAGTATTCAACTTTGCTGTTTCAGTGACAATGACACATAATCATCTTACTCTTACCCCAGACTGCAGTTAACACATACAACATCATGTGAAAAATCCTACTTTGTATATTTTCACAATAAAAGCTCAAAACCTAATCAGAAGACATCACTCAATCATGGCCATGTGGATTGGCAGTGAGAAAGTGACATCATACATGTATGGCAATGAACAGGTCAGGATGCAGGGGGTTGGTGGGGGAAGGTGAGTAGTAGTGCACATATGGAATATGTAGTGTGTATAAAGTCCAACGGACTTTTAGATGTGAACATTGTACAGTAATGTATTGTAGAGTATTGTATTTATATATGAGTCCAAAACAGATTAGATCTGTAAAGATGTCCACAGAAGGTAACTAGCAGAGGGTGGGTGGCAGTATGGAGAATGAGAGAAAGTATCTGTTACAGCACGCTCTCCACACAAGCATTTTGACAATCAAAGCAGACAGAGATGCTGTAGCATACACTGTCCACTAGAGGGAGCCAGTCCAGTTGACTTCATGATGATGCTAGATGATGATGCTAGTGATTCACTGCTCCTGCCTGGGGTTCTtacctccccctcagcactggcaCTTTTTCAGCGATGCATATGACTGCACatatgttatctctctctctctctatagttgcAGCATAACATGGGGCTTTCAAGACAGTGCCTGCTTTGTATTAGACACTTTATGATTGACCAAAGCATCCCTCAACTTAAACAATAGTATTAGATTCTGGATCAATCCTTTGGTAATAAATAATTAGGCTTAGAGTGCAAAGAATAGAATGGGATACTGAAACCCTGACCATTATAGACAGGAAAGGGCCTGACTGCATTTCAAAATGAGGGAGTGTGCAACATGCTCTATAAAAATAGTCTGTAGCCCGGTCTCCAGTCTATTTTAGACAGTAGTCAGTTTTCATTTGACAACAGACTCTTCTATATCAGTATCATCATGATGAGTTAGTTGTGTGCTACATCCAAGCCTCAGTGTCCAGGCCGCTCCCTGACTCTACAGAGTAGGAGCGGTTCCTGTTGCCCATGGCGGGGGAACGTGACTGAGGGTGGATCAGGTCAGCAAAGGCCTGGTGCATGGCCTTGCGTGAGGGTGGATGGCCATTGGAATGGGAGCTCTGAGGGGACTGTGGCGGGGTGGGGCTGTGGAGGGGAGTATAGTTGCCCCTGGCCTGAAGGTCTCTGTAGCTGACTGGGGTGGGGATACGTGACGGGCTGTTCCCTGGCCGGTTGTCTGTACGGGGTCTGACCCTGGGCCTCAGCTTGAGCTTGTAGATGGAGGGCACCCTGTCAGCCTTCTTCCCTGCCCTCTTGGGCCGGAGTACTACACCCCCATCAACAGCATCCCCATTGGCcaggggaggaggtgggggagaggactCTGAGCGTGATTCACTCAGGCTGAAGCACATGGAGGAGCTCTCACTGGAGGAGTCATCCTGGAAGGAGCAGTCCTCCAAGGGGGGCAGGGGGATGGGCGAGGGACAAGACTCTGGGGGAGGGAGGTCATCATTGGGGTCTCCATCCTCCAGGTCGTAGGGGAAGCTTGGTTGGTGATCCTCCAGAGGGATGTTTCCCTCAGGCCCTGAGCCCCAGCCAAGCTGACCCTGCTGGCTCTCCATCAGCATCTCTGCTGGAGCACCACTGACATGGCCCCCCCCATTCATGCTCCTGGGGTGGAAAGGAAGTTGTGAGGGGGCATGGCTGAGAGGTATGCCCAGCTCCGAGTCTCTCTGGCCAGGCAAGGAGGACAGGAGCTCCCCTTCCTCCATGGAACTGGAGATGGCAGGGAGCTTCCTGAGACCTCCACCTCGCCCGCCCCAGCGCTCTGGTTCTGCGTGCCCACCGTTGGATAGTCCGCCAGGGCTATGGCCATGCAGTGGGCCCAGGGTATCCTCCAGTCCTCCACAGGAACGTGGGTTAGTTCTCTTGGACTCCCGGAGGTCAGGCAGACCACCTACCTTACCCCCCACGTTgagtgaggaggtggaggagttggAGGAGGAGTAGGCCGAGTCAGTGACGTTAGGGTCAACAGAGGCAGGCGTGCGGAGGGTTTGGGGCCCAACCCCCTGCTGTGGGTGTGAGGAGGCGGGCAGCTGAAGGGTGCCCCCCCCTGTGGGTCTACTAGGCCCCCCTCCACCCTGCCCCGTGTTAGCCAGGAACTCAGCCTCGAAGCTGCGGTACAGGTCCTGCTCCTTCTGGGGGTCCAGGTTGGGCAGGATCTGGACGTTATAGCCTAGCCCCTCCTCCTCAGGTTCCTGTCGCTCAGAGCCGGCCCACCCTCTGTGGCCATGCCCATTGGAGCGAGGGCCGTGGGAGGTTCGAGGGGAGCGGGGTCCATGCCCATGGTGGTGAGAGGAGCGgggggaggaggagtgaggagagcgCCGGCCTGCCTGGGAGACGGGAGGCAGCAGCCTACTCCTCCCCACCGAGGGGGAGCGTGGAGCGGGGGGCCTGGGAGCCACCATAGTCTTCTTACTGAGGCTGCTGCTCTGAAGCCCTTTGATAGGTGAATTAGAGCAGCAGGATGATTGTCTCCTTGAGAAACCTCCACTGATTCTGGGGGAGGCGGGGGGCAGTTGTTTGGTCCTCAGCTCCTCTCGTCTGTCAGAGGATTGGGGCTGCGAGGCCCCGTGACGGGGAGAGGGTCCAGGGCTGGCATCGCTGGTCCGACTCCGGCTGGGCATCTTTCCCTGGCTGTGGGAGCGCAGGGCCTGGAGCCTGTGTGGGCTTTCAGGCCCCAGAGAGCGGCCCCTTTCCCCACGGCTGCTCCTGAGCCCGTCAGAGGGGCCCTGTGGGGGGCTGGGTTTGAGGATGGAGGCGGGGGCAGGGCGTTCCCGGGAGTGGCTGCGTGCGCGGGGCATTGGGGGGCGCAGGGCTGGgacctgtcctcctcctcctccaggccTCTCGATCACATGCTTTCCCTCCTTCCTGTTGACCAGCAGGACCACCTCCTCTCCGGAGCGGCGGGTGCCCCCCAGAGAGAAGCGGCCTccccctgcccctcctcctcctcccttagaGGAGGCTGTAGAGGAGTCGCTGTCCCCTGACAGACGGCGGGTCACTGGCAACAATGACGACTCCTTAGACCTGCAGAacacagaggaagacagacagggagttACTTATAGTTACAGTATCTTTGATTTATTTCTGGCCTGAAATTATATCATtggaataaaataaatataacattatattttttaaacattcatACTAGTTTGAGAGAAAAAAACTTGCTCAGAGGCCATTCTCCAACCCAGCACAATAGTGCCTATGCCTCCCCCCACTCCCCTGGCCCTGACAGGTTTACAGTAAACACCATCCACCTCCAGTCCATGATGGGTCCTGTGACCTCCAGGGATCATGAGGAACCTCCCTGCAGGCTTCTGCTGTTGCTGATGCCTACCCTGACTGACACACGTAGAGCTGGGTGCTTCTCAGAACACTGGGCTGGATCAGGCTCAGGGATTACAGGGAAGATGAGAGCAAGTGGGGGCAGGATTATAGGCCCTGTGGATTTAGTGACACCACACACAGCCGCAGAGAGCGCTGCCTGCCCTGCTTTCCCAgagctcaccacaccacaccactccactGTCAAGCACCAGCAGGGCCTCTTGGGACAACGTACCATCCAAGACAGGATACACCTAATGACTTACAGCAAGATAGGAACCCAATCAGTAGAGCTCTGTAGCAGTGGCCAAAACAACAACCTGATAGACATGTCTTTCAGAGTCATGTGCTCTCTGGCAATATTCTGTAAGAAGCATTAACTATATCCGCTTTCTTTACTGACATTCTTTATGTAACCCCTTCTATAATGCTCTGTGAAACCAGAACAAACAACCAAGAAAAGATTATTGCACGTTatataaacagggcaaaataaaTATGAGTAACAAGATTGAAATGTTAATCAAATATTGTCTTAAAATAATGACATAGGCAAACCAATATTGTCTTTGGATGACTGCATTCTGACGGCTTGACATAACGAAGCACATGGTGTTTTCCCTCCCAGGTTAGCCCACCTGTGACCTACTTCCTAGGGGGGGCAGCAGGGCCTAGGGGGGCAACAGTTGTCAGTCAGATTAACCCTTATCTAGTCTGGTGCACTTGGAGGTGCCAACCTTGAAGGGGTTAACCTGTCCTGAGGCCTGTTGCCGTGACGCCGGGCCTGAGCCATCACTCACTCCGGATACTGAGCCACTCATTGGCCGGGAGCCAAAGTAAACGAGTCCACAGCCCTTAATTGTGTTGAACAATGGCATCTCCACACACTGACGTATGAGGGAGGTATGTGAGACCAACTCAACACTCAACGGGACCTTATGTGGAGAGCTGAGGGCATGCATTCTCTTTCCTATCCAGAAAATAGTTTTATAGCCCATAAAATCCAATACTCTGACTGTCATGTTACTTCAGTGAGAGACATCAGCAGAAAAAAAGAGAGGCATGTTTTTCATCTAGTATAGTCGACATGTAGCCTAATTCAATCCATCAGCTCTGGGCCTTTTAGAGAGAACAGAAACATCACCAACAGCAACACTGTTGGATGTTGAATCCCATCCGAATTCAGGCAGTCATTAGCGTAATTAACAGAGccaaaggagaggaaggaggagagggggagggagagggggagggaggagaggggaggggagagagaaggaggagaggggaagagagggaagggagtGAGGTGACAGCAGCAATCAAGGTGTGTAACCAGTCTGGCCACCAGGAGGCAGAGTGGAACGGCCGGGAGGGCAGGACTGTGTCAGCGCAATGTCACCTGAGATTAGGAAAATCTCTCTCTGCCTTGTGTAATCTGTCGCTTCCCAGTTTTGTGCGCTGtgctgtgtttgtgagtgtgagtGATGAAAAGTGGATCAGTGCTGGTGATGCAGACAAAGACGATGAAGTGTCAttagcacaacacacacacacacacacacacacacactcactcactcactcactcactcacctgaCTGGGTTCAAGTGGCGGGGTTCTGACCGTTCTCGCGGTGGTCGTGGTAACAGGGGGGTGCGTCCTGCGTTTGTGTCGAGCTCcgtggggagggaggggtggtgggagCGGCCAGGccggttggaggaggagggggcacaTGATGGAGGCTCCAGGCCCTGGGTGCGTCTTTCAGGGGGCTTATATGGGGCAATGCCCTCGTTACGCCAGTATGGGCCTGGGCTGGTGGAGCGGGAGGAGTGGGCGCTGGAGGACTTGCTGTGGGCACCCTGCCCACTGGCTTTGGCCTGGTGGTACCGGTGAGCTGCAGGGAACAAGCATAGGAAACAACAATATTAGTAGAGGCTTAGGTATATacgtgaaaaatgtatgcactcactaaactgtaagtcgctctggataagagcgtctgctaaatgactaaaaatgtaaaaaatgtagaccttacagtgaaatgcttacttacaagcccttaaccaacaatgcagttttaagaaagaatacttttttatggcaggaagcttggccccagtgatgtactgggctgtacgcactaccctctgtagactCATGGAAAAGGAAGAGCTCTTCTACCCACAGCACAGGGTGACACTAGCCCCAGGCCTGGCTATCACACACGAAGGGTAAACATTAACTGATATGAATGGTTATAGCAGCCGTCAGGTCATGTTTATGACAGTGTGATGAGGGCTTTATGAGCGAAGTGTAGTGTTGTCTGAAAGGCCATTTATATGATACTGAATGAGGTAGCACTATGGTAGCACTATGGTAACACTATGATAACACTGTGGTAGCACTGTGGTAGCACTGTGGTAGTATTGTGGAAGCACTATGGTAACACTATGGTAGCACTGTAGTAGCACTGTGGTAGCACTATGGTACCACTAGTTTGATTACTAGCtttggttactagctagctaccttttgagtttggatcccgtgatgcagttggcatcagttgctgggactgctgctaTATGTCCAGGGTTCCTGCCGACCAAGGGTCTGGTGAGCTGCTTGTcgtagcagctagcctagctgccactgttagctgcctatcaagctagcgGGGTTTCCTTGAGGGCTTGAATGCAGcccttgtggctgggaccgcggattgtcccagggttgtggctgtctagatccctgctgtttgtttctgtttccatcttccctgtgacctgccctgtctggaactgcaaggagtaacagcgtagcctacgttgctaccatgacaaagaccaaagccagtgggagtaccgttgaggacagtggtgtctctctatcacaggtgaaggatcttttaaacgaacaaagatagttctacaagcagttgttacaacaacaagaaaatagcttcaagtgttgtgtccaaatactggtggagtcaactaataaaataatgacctgaccagagaggtccaggacctgaagaacagtttgcagttctcccagggtcagcttgatgactTTAAACAGGAAAACGGAAAGATGACTGTGAATCTGTAAGTctttgagagaggacatcagttctgtatgtgaatccatgataacaatgatggagaaatcagattatctcgagggacaatcaaggctgAACAACATTGTTATGgatggaattgcagaatctccgcatgagacctggacggagtctgaggacaaagtgagggaaatgattttggagaaactgaagatggaccacaggaagattgaggtggagcgcgcccacaggactggaaaaaccACCatcggcccaggtgacaggcccaggccgatagtggtcaagttcctgagggagctgttctggaaagagccaataACTTGAGAGGAACAtacatcttcctcaacgaggactatcctgaagctgtgcgcaagtgctgcaaagaaagacctagttaagctgcggctgttccagaacagagcggcacgtcttgctcttcattgtaatcagagggctaatataaatactatgcatgccagtctctcttggctaagagttgaggaaagactgactgcatcacttcttgtttttataagaaacattcttgtgttgaaaattccaaattgtttgtacactcaatttacacacagcactgacacacacacttaccccaccaaacATGCCACCATGGGtctttcacagtccccaaatccagaacaaattcaagaaagcgtacagtattatatacagccattattgctgtcacgccctgactctggggactcgtatttgttgagtcagggtgtgtattttctgtgtggtatgttctatgttgcattttctatgtttagatctagatcgtgtagatctatgttggccggtgtggttcccaatcagaggcagctgtagctcattgtctctgattggggaccatacttaggtagcctattggcactagtgggttgtgggatcttgttccgtgtgaggtatgttgtttgtctaccttggacttcacgtttcgtttcatttgttgttttgtcgtggtgtttattcagtataaataaacatgtatgcatatcacgctgcgccttggtccgtcccgtctgtaaacgaacgtgacaattgcatggaactcccttccatctcatattgctcaaatgaacagcaaacctggtttcaaaaaacagctaatggggatcctaataaaataccaaatccaCTATGGTAACACTATGCTAGCACTGTTGTAACACTATGGTAACACTATGCTAGCACTGTTGTAACACTATGGTAACACTATGCTAGCACTGTTGTAACACTATGCTAGCACTGTGGTAACACTGTGGTAACACTATGGTAACACTATGGTAGCACTGTGGTAATACTATGGTAGCAATATGGTAGCAATATGGTCACACTATGGTAACATTGTGGTAACACAGTGTGAGCTGTACAACTCCTGACCTAAGTTGTATCAGATAAGCGGCTCAAATGGATACAATTGTAAAACAATTGTGAGCCGTGCAGACTGACCAGAATTAGATACAATAGAGTACAATATAAAACAATATAACTCAGTGACTATAAAGGGTAAAGGGCTGGTTGTTTGGGTAGAGGTGACCTCACCGAAGGCGGCACAGCGGCAGGGGTCATGCTTGTCCAGATAGTGTTCTAATGTGTCCCATCCCCCACCCACACGCACCATCACATGAGTACGAAGGACCTaaggagaaagtgagagagagagagagagagaaagtggacaAGGTTACAACCCTGACAAACATGGCATCAATTCACAAATGCACTAAtgaagactagagagagactatatACTATGAAGcttagcacacacacacgtacaaacacaaaaccacgcgtacacacacaaccgctcacgcgcacacacacacacacaaaagcacacacacactgttttaaAAAACTAAAGTGATGTTTAAACCCAGTGACACGGTGCGATACCACACAGACTGCAGATCAAGTAAATAGATATGTAAATCTTACAAGTGGGGCAGAATGCTGAGCGCTTGGCCTGGAGTCCCTCCCCCCTGCCCCCGAAATTAAGTAACACTCCCATCAGATGCACCCCTGCCAGTGCctctgcctcctccctcctcccacatgACCCCCAGCTGCCGCCATTATGAGCACTGTTCATCGCCATGCCAACACACAATTaaaaagagaggggagaagaataAAGAGGCACACTGCTATGAAAgacactccccctctccctctctcagctggCGTATCCATGCTTTTAgagtgggtgggggggggtgggggggtttagCATGGTAACAACTCATcctgcccctcccctcttctacaatttcagctagaagagaggagggggggtgagcgagcgagagaagagcgagaagagagggggagaggagaagagaggagagggggttggtCATTGAGGCACAAACAGACCCAGAGTATGAAGCCCagacagtctctttctctctgtctctctctttcccttgcaGGCAGATGCATTCCTcacagcagggagagagagactgtataTTTAGCCTGATGTGAAGGTCCTGTGGATGCAGCCACGCCAGCCTGCCTCCTCTCTGGGTTGTGTAATCACTGCTGCCAGCCACATGTTTCATTTAGGGGCTGGGCCCGTGTCTCTCTACGGCCAGGCCAGACAGGGCCATGAGGGTGCATCTGTGTGAGCTGGCTCTTGCGGGAGCCATGCTGCACTAAATCACATGTAGCCATGCAAGGCCTCCCACACTGActcaggacaggacacagcccaCAGTGATCTGGTCCTAACAGTGCTGCTCCTGCTCTACCACCTGTCCTCTGCTGCTCTTCTACATGCCCACCACACCGCCAACAcgacacactgtctgtctgcaaAACAGCTGTCCTCCTCTGCCTTACTTCTTACTTCTTCTTCTTTCTAGTCCTTTACTGCTGCCACTCTACTCCTGAGACTGTTAGTCTTGTTCCAAGCAGAGAGGCTATGTGATGGTAAACTGTTGGCCTATTGTCTGGTCCACTAATGGTGTCCAACTATGCCTGACCCAGACTCTGTGTTGTGAGTACCATGATAAGGATGAGTTGATTCCCTGGAACCAGTGATGCTCCAGCCCTCTGCCTCAGCAGCCAGCCCATCAGTGATGGGGTATCCCACTCTCCACAACTCTATAGAACTAACCCGTTTCTATGGCAACGGCGAACAGAGACTACTTGTAATCACGATGGGGGTGGAGTAAACCAATTCCCTCCCAAATCAGGCTTGAAGTTTTAAGCTCATGGCCCGCTGACGCTGTACCACAACTCCAAGCACCCTTTCCTTGTACATCTCTCCTCCATTTATTTATCCACCCTTTTCCCCCctcacttcctccctctctcctacacCTCGTGCTCTAGCCTGCACTCTTTGTCAGGCTTTGGCAACTGAATGGGGCCTGTTGGCTTGATGGTGGCAGCCAGCAGGCTAGCTTCCTCCCTGCAGATAAATAGGGAAGTGTGTTGGCTGGGCTGCACTAGCGGCTGCTGGGGGATATGCATaatcactgtcctcctcagtgagtggaggagagggcGGAGACGGTGCGGAGGGGGGTTCATCTGAAACGGCTCCTACACACAGACTATCTCCAGACAGGTTTTACACTAAGATGTGTGACACGCTTCAAACACACTGCCACTACTACACTTGAGTTTAACACTTTACCTGCCTCAAAAGCCACTACACTTTAGTTTTAACACTTCATTTGCTTTCAACTCAGCCACGGCATTCGAGTTAACACTTTAACGTTACCTGCTTCCAAAACAGCCACTACACTTAGGTTTAACATACCGCACACGTAAGACACTACTAAAACAGGCACTCCACTACATACCATACAGCCAAACACACAGTCAGTCATCCAAACTTTAAGAAACATTTAACAGAAACATCTCACTGAGGTGtaaaagtcccctgtagctcagttggtagagcatgacgcttgcaacgccagggttgtgggttcgtttcccacgggggccagtatgaaaatgtatgcactcactaactgtaagtcgctctggataagagcgtctgctaaaatgactaaaatttaaaaatttaaaatgtaaaagcATACCACAGATCCTAACATACACACTGTGCTTTTAACAGACCTACATGAATCGCAATTTTAAATTCTGGGAAAGTTTGATCTGctcaaaagaaaagtggacatgtTGCCAGCATTGGGAAGTAAGGCAGACATCCTGGAAATGCATCAGATTTGGACTGGCATCCGTTCAGTCCATTCATTGGGCGGAGGTACATGGGAGGTAAGTGAAACAGAATCGATCTATCTGGCGGGCAGCCTTCCTGCAGGCACAGGCCCGGAAGGCAAGATAGAGTTGCAGTGGTGACACCAGGCAGGGCCCAGACTGAGGCACACAGCCTAGCAGAAACAAGCAGCAGAGCAGGCCAGATAAGGGCCCATACAGGAAATGACCCAAAACTCTATTTGTGTCTGGCTGGGCCAGCGTGTATGGGAGTTGGGAGGTCTGGGCCAGCCAGTAGGGAGGTACCAAGAGCCAGAGTAGTGCACTGGGAATAGGTCTGTGCAGATTGTAAACAATATGCGGCCTGGACTGGGGAGAATGAGatcactgtacatactgtagttCAGGGGAAATGTATTATATCTACAGAATAGTTGCTTTGTTTGACCCTGTTCTGGTTTTCCTTGCAGCAACAAGTTTAGCTAAATGTACACACTGCATGCCTCCATTGTAATACTGTGTAAGCAGCCATCACAACAGCAGCATATAAACATTATGACAATCTAATTGCTCCAGGGCATAATATTTGCATTTATGCAAAATatgaactgtagcctactatcAAACTGCAATGCAATCTAAATGATATTAGAGTAATCCAAAGTCACGTCCATGAGCTGTGAAAAAGACAAAGAACCTATCTATGGACTCTTGGACTGTGTAAAGGTGCAATTCCAATACTATAGATGGTTAACCTGTAAAGAAATTCCATCACAGGTTACTAATGCATCCACAGGTTTAAGACATAGTCATgaatgcatgcgcacacacacacacaccactcaagGCTGATTGTTGACTATTCTTATGG
The DNA window shown above is from Coregonus clupeaformis isolate EN_2021a chromosome 18, ASM2061545v1, whole genome shotgun sequence and carries:
- the gas2l1 gene encoding GAS2-like protein 1 — translated: MADQSNIQSAASKSIRPFKSSEEYLYAMKEDLAEWFNTLYDLDITADTFMEGLETGCALCRHANNVNRAALDFQLECPEAAQSLRMPTKDVVFQSRNVVPGSFLARDNVSNFIGWCRQELWIKDVLMFETNDIVEKCNEKNFVLCLLEVARRGAKFGMLAPMLIQLEEEIEEEIRDQENLGEPNPSLLPISRAFVRKESVVDKPEPAPYAHWQQKQRVLCDMRNLDELVREILGRCSCPAQFPMTKVSEGKYKVGDSSALIFIRVLRTHVMVRVGGGWDTLEHYLDKHDPCRCAAFAHRYHQAKASGQGAHSKSSSAHSSRSTSPGPYWRNEGIAPYKPPERRTQGLEPPSCAPSSSNRPGRSHHPSLPTELDTNAGRTPLLPRPPRERSEPRHLNPVRSKESSLLPVTRRLSGDSDSSTASSKGGGGGAGGGRFSLGGTRRSGEEVVLLVNRKEGKHVIERPGGGGGQVPALRPPMPRARSHSRERPAPASILKPSPPQGPSDGLRSSRGERGRSLGPESPHRLQALRSHSQGKMPSRSRTSDASPGPSPRHGASQPQSSDRREELRTKQLPPASPRISGGFSRRQSSCCSNSPIKGLQSSSLSKKTMVAPRPPAPRSPSVGRSRLLPPVSQAGRRSPHSSSPRSSHHHGHGPRSPRTSHGPRSNGHGHRGWAGSERQEPEEEGLGYNVQILPNLDPQKEQDLYRSFEAEFLANTGQGGGGPSRPTGGGTLQLPASSHPQQGVGPQTLRTPASVDPNVTDSAYSSSNSSTSSLNVGGKVGGLPDLRESKRTNPRSCGGLEDTLGPLHGHSPGGLSNGGHAEPERWGGRGGGLRKLPAISSSMEEGELLSSLPGQRDSELGIPLSHAPSQLPFHPRSMNGGGHVSGAPAEMLMESQQGQLGWGSGPEGNIPLEDHQPSFPYDLEDGDPNDDLPPPESCPSPIPLPPLEDCSFQDDSSSESSSMCFSLSESRSESSPPPPPLANGDAVDGGVVLRPKRAGKKADRVPSIYKLKLRPRVRPRTDNRPGNSPSRIPTPVSYRDLQARGNYTPLHSPTPPQSPQSSHSNGHPPSRKAMHQAFADLIHPQSRSPAMGNRNRSYSVESGSGLDTEAWM